The following are encoded together in the Proteiniphilum saccharofermentans genome:
- the purE gene encoding 5-(carboxyamino)imidazole ribonucleotide mutase, with protein sequence MNPLVSIIMGSTSDLPIMEKAAQFLNEMEIPFEMNALSAHRTPEEVEKFAKGAKDKGIKVIIAAAGMAAHLPGVIASMTTLPVIGVPINSSLDGMDALLAIVQMPPGIPVATVGINGALNAAILALQMIATGDESVQKKLADYKVSLKNKITKANQELASVSYKFKTN encoded by the coding sequence ATGAATCCATTAGTAAGTATTATTATGGGCAGTACTTCCGATCTGCCTATAATGGAAAAAGCAGCCCAATTTCTCAATGAAATGGAAATCCCGTTCGAAATGAATGCCCTTTCCGCCCACCGGACTCCCGAAGAAGTGGAAAAATTCGCAAAAGGTGCCAAAGACAAGGGGATCAAAGTGATTATTGCAGCGGCCGGTATGGCTGCACATCTTCCGGGAGTGATCGCCTCCATGACCACTCTTCCGGTAATTGGCGTACCCATCAATTCATCTCTGGACGGAATGGATGCATTGCTCGCCATCGTACAAATGCCCCCCGGCATCCCGGTAGCGACCGTAGGAATTAATGGTGCGTTGAATGCAGCTATCCTGGCTTTGCAGATGATTGCTACGGGCGATGAGTCGGTACAGAAGAAACTGGCAGACTATAAAGTAAGCCTGAAAAATAAGATCACCAAGGCAAACCAGGAATTGGCTTCCGTTTCTTACAAATTCAAAACCAACTGA